Proteins found in one Toxotes jaculatrix isolate fToxJac2 chromosome 18, fToxJac2.pri, whole genome shotgun sequence genomic segment:
- the ddx5 gene encoding probable ATP-dependent RNA helicase DDX5 isoform X1, whose amino-acid sequence MPGYSDRDRGRDRDRGYGSGPPRFGGNRGGGGGKFGNPGDRLRKKHWNLDELPKFEKNFYQQHPDVARRSPQEVEQYRRAKTITVKGRECPNPIAKFHEASFPSYVMDVINKQNWTEPTPIQAQGWPLALSGMDMVGIAQTGSGKTLSYLLPAIVHINHQPFLERGDGPICLVLAPTRELAQQVQQVAAEYGRASRLKSTCIYGGAPKGPQIRDLERGVEICIATPGRLIDFLEAGKTNLRRCTYLVLDEADRMLDMGFEPQIRKIVDQIRPDRQTLMWSATWPKEVRQLAEDFLKEYVQINVGALQLSANHNILQIVDVCNDGEKENKLIRLLEEIMSEKENKTIIFVETKRRCDDLTRRMRRDGWPAMGIHGDKSQQERDWVLNEFKYGKAPILIATDVASRGLDVEDVKFVINFDYPNNSEDYIHRIGRTARSQKTGTAYTFFTPNNMRQASDLISVLREANQAINPKLLQMAEDRGGRSRGGRGGDYRDDRRDRYSSGRRDFGGFRDRDNGRGFDNGPNKAFGTNTQNGGYGSSDNSNGFGGGSYGSNGQSSFANQTGAFGGQNSFQAQQFAPGKAGAQNGTSHPPFPFPQAQAPQQHPPPLVPYPMPPQFSQ is encoded by the exons ATGCCTGGATATTCCGACAGAGACCGTGGCAGGGATAGAGACAGAGG CTATGGCAGTGGTCCTCCGCGCTTTGGTGGCAAccgtggaggaggtggaggaaagtTCGGCAATCCTGGCGATCGGCTGCGGAAGAAACACTGGAACCTGGACGAGCTCCCGAAGTTTGAGAAAAACTTCTATCAGCAGCACCCCGACGTTGCGCGGAGGTCACCG CAAGAAGTTGAACAATACAGGAGGGCCAAAACAATTACAGTGAAGGGGAGAGAGTGCCCAAATCCCATCGCCAAGTTCCATGAGGCCAGCTTTCCAT CTTATGTGATGGATGTGatcaacaaacaaaactggACTGAACCAACACCCATCCAGGCTCAGGGATGGCCTCTGGCTCTTAGTGGCATGGATATGGTTGGCATCGCTCAGACTGGCTCTGGCAAAACGCTTTCt TATCTGTTGCCTGCGATTGTGCACATCAACCACCAGCCTTTCCTGGAACGTGGAGATGGTCCCATT TGCTTGGTGTTGGCCCCGACCCGTGAGCTGGCTCAGCAGGTGCAACAGGTGGCTGCAGAATACGGCAGAGCTTCTCGCCTCAAGTCCACTTGTATCTACGGAGGAGCACCCAAAGGACCACAGATCCGTGACCTGGAAAGAG GTGTGGAGATCTGCATCGCCACTCCAGGTAGACTCATTGATTTCCTGGAGGCAGGAAAGACGAATCTCCGTCGATGCACTTACCTTGTGCTGGATGAGGCTGACAGAATGCTGGACATGGGTTTTGAGCCACAGATCCGGAAAATTGTGGACCAAATCAGA CCTGACCGTCAGACTCTGATGTGGAGTGCCACTTGGCCAAAAGAGGTTCGCCAGCTGGCAGAGGACTTCCTGAAGGAGTACGTCCAGATCAACGTTGGGGCACTGCAGCTCAGTGCCAACCACAACATCCTGCAGATAGTGGATGTCTGCAatgatggagagaaggagaacaa actgATCCGTCTGCTTGAGGAAATCAtgagtgagaaagagaacaaGACCATCATCTTTGTAGAGACAAAGAGGCGGTGTGATGACCTCACCAGGAGGATGAGAAGGGATGG GTGGCCAGCAATGGGAATCCATGGGGATAAAAGCCAGCAGGAAAGAGACTGGGTTCTCAATG aGTTCAAATATGGAAAGGCCCCAATTCTCATTGCCACAGATGTTGCCTCCAGAGGTCTAG ATGTTGAAGACGTGAAATTTGTCATCAACTTTGACTACCCGAACAACTCAGAGGACTATATCCACCGCATTGGCAGAACAGCTCGTAGCCAAAAGACAGGCACAGCTTATACCTTCTTCACCCCAAACAACATGAGGCAGGCCAGCGACCTCATCTCTGTGCTTCGTGAGGCCAACCAGGCCATCAACCCCAAGCTCCTCCAGATGGCTGAAGACAGAGGAG gtCGTTCAAGGGGAGGCAGAGGTGGTGATTATAGAGATGACCGCCGAGATAGGTATTCATCTGGAAGGCGTGACTTTGGTGGTTTTAGGGACAGGGATAATGGTAGAGGGTTTGACAACGGACCAAATAAAGCCTTTGGCACAAATACTCAGAATGGAGGCTATGGGAGCAGTGACAACAGCAATGGCTTCGGTGGAGGCAGCTACGGTAGTAACGGACAGTCCAGCTTTGCTAACCAAACTGGAGCCTTCGGAGGCCAGAACAGCTTCCAGGCTCAGCAGTTTGCCCCCGGTAAGGCTGGCGCACAGAATGGCACGAGCCACCCCCCTTTCCCCTTCCCCCAGGCACAGGCTCCACAGCAGCATCCTCCACCGCTGGTGCCCTACCCCATGCCTCCTCAGTTCTCTCagtaa
- the ddx5 gene encoding probable ATP-dependent RNA helicase DDX5 isoform X2, which produces MPGYSDRDRGRDRDRGYGSGPPRFGGNRGGGGGKFGNPGDRLRKKHWNLDELPKFEKNFYQQHPDVARRSPQEVEQYRRAKTITVKGRECPNPIAKFHEASFPSYVMDVINKQNWTEPTPIQAQGWPLALSGMDMVGIAQTGSGKTLSYLLPAIVHINHQPFLERGDGPICLVLAPTRELAQQVQQVAAEYGRASRLKSTCIYGGAPKGPQIRDLERGVEICIATPGRLIDFLEAGKTNLRRCTYLVLDEADRMLDMGFEPQIRKIVDQIRPDRQTLMWSATWPKEVRQLAEDFLKEYVQINVGALQLSANHNILQIVDVCNDGEKENKLIRLLEEIMSEKENKTIIFVETKRRCDDLTRRMRRDGWPAMGIHGDKSQQERDWVLNEFKYGKAPILIATDVASRGLDVEDVKFVINFDYPNNSEDYIHRIGRTARSQKTGTAYTFFTPNNMRQASDLISVLREANQAINPKLLQMAEDRGGKSNWSFKGRQRW; this is translated from the exons ATGCCTGGATATTCCGACAGAGACCGTGGCAGGGATAGAGACAGAGG CTATGGCAGTGGTCCTCCGCGCTTTGGTGGCAAccgtggaggaggtggaggaaagtTCGGCAATCCTGGCGATCGGCTGCGGAAGAAACACTGGAACCTGGACGAGCTCCCGAAGTTTGAGAAAAACTTCTATCAGCAGCACCCCGACGTTGCGCGGAGGTCACCG CAAGAAGTTGAACAATACAGGAGGGCCAAAACAATTACAGTGAAGGGGAGAGAGTGCCCAAATCCCATCGCCAAGTTCCATGAGGCCAGCTTTCCAT CTTATGTGATGGATGTGatcaacaaacaaaactggACTGAACCAACACCCATCCAGGCTCAGGGATGGCCTCTGGCTCTTAGTGGCATGGATATGGTTGGCATCGCTCAGACTGGCTCTGGCAAAACGCTTTCt TATCTGTTGCCTGCGATTGTGCACATCAACCACCAGCCTTTCCTGGAACGTGGAGATGGTCCCATT TGCTTGGTGTTGGCCCCGACCCGTGAGCTGGCTCAGCAGGTGCAACAGGTGGCTGCAGAATACGGCAGAGCTTCTCGCCTCAAGTCCACTTGTATCTACGGAGGAGCACCCAAAGGACCACAGATCCGTGACCTGGAAAGAG GTGTGGAGATCTGCATCGCCACTCCAGGTAGACTCATTGATTTCCTGGAGGCAGGAAAGACGAATCTCCGTCGATGCACTTACCTTGTGCTGGATGAGGCTGACAGAATGCTGGACATGGGTTTTGAGCCACAGATCCGGAAAATTGTGGACCAAATCAGA CCTGACCGTCAGACTCTGATGTGGAGTGCCACTTGGCCAAAAGAGGTTCGCCAGCTGGCAGAGGACTTCCTGAAGGAGTACGTCCAGATCAACGTTGGGGCACTGCAGCTCAGTGCCAACCACAACATCCTGCAGATAGTGGATGTCTGCAatgatggagagaaggagaacaa actgATCCGTCTGCTTGAGGAAATCAtgagtgagaaagagaacaaGACCATCATCTTTGTAGAGACAAAGAGGCGGTGTGATGACCTCACCAGGAGGATGAGAAGGGATGG GTGGCCAGCAATGGGAATCCATGGGGATAAAAGCCAGCAGGAAAGAGACTGGGTTCTCAATG aGTTCAAATATGGAAAGGCCCCAATTCTCATTGCCACAGATGTTGCCTCCAGAGGTCTAG ATGTTGAAGACGTGAAATTTGTCATCAACTTTGACTACCCGAACAACTCAGAGGACTATATCCACCGCATTGGCAGAACAGCTCGTAGCCAAAAGACAGGCACAGCTTATACCTTCTTCACCCCAAACAACATGAGGCAGGCCAGCGACCTCATCTCTGTGCTTCGTGAGGCCAACCAGGCCATCAACCCCAAGCTCCTCCAGATGGCTGAAGACAGAGGAGGTAAATCTAATTG gtCGTTCAAGGGGAGGCAGAGGTGGTGA